In Providencia zhijiangensis, a single window of DNA contains:
- the ihfB gene encoding integration host factor subunit beta — translation MTKSELIERLASQQSHLSAKTVEEAVKEILEHMADTLAEGERIEVRGFGSFSLHYRAPRVGRNPKTGDKVELEGKYVPHFKPGKELRDRVNIYGQ, via the coding sequence ATGACCAAGTCTGAATTAATTGAAAGACTGGCTAGCCAGCAGTCTCATCTTTCAGCGAAAACCGTTGAGGAAGCTGTAAAGGAAATACTTGAGCATATGGCTGATACGTTAGCTGAAGGCGAGCGTATTGAAGTCCGTGGATTCGGCAGTTTTTCTCTTCACTACCGTGCTCCACGCGTTGGCCGTAACCCAAAAACAGGTGATAAAGTGGAACTGGAAGGTAAATACGTTCCCCACTTCAAACCAGGTAAAGAGTTACGCGATCGTGTAAATATTTACGGTCAATAA
- a CDS encoding DNA internalization-related competence protein ComEC/Rec2 → MGKFSRHYQDKLSYTEVAIALIIGMLPLLFLPNLPSSSHYLVVGIILLVTLMVIWRNKRIRFLALMGMSWLWACWHGVEVQKKIDFLSSSHRQWDITIVSIPLNQDDVKKRVRIDRVDGVRIFPPLYASWNLKQNKHERICAGQKWNVVGKLNPVHASLNEGGFDLQRHFIAQRVVGTLKIKQAVQIGQQCSLRQKIIDQFGETLSTRQNHGIIYALMFGERGRLSTEHTQLLQSTGLTHLIAISGLHIGIAYLIGYLCARLLQFFLPVKWIGENLPLFSGVIFAILYAWLSNFAIPATRAVFALLLWIYIRKQPFFCFPWQWALWSISGILLFDPLAILSDSFWLSSFAVLAILYWFRVFPISSTLSCHPIMGKIMPLIHLQIGLLILLIPIQVLLFNGVNIMSLFANLWFVPLITWGVVPVIFSTLLLPISAWHNVAFGLIDSILEFGLGPLIYLSGFWTEINTMPIYSVFFCWAFAFIILFGWYKNYLGLLSCIGILLFFTKSQSQHEEHDWCLTMLDIGHGLAVVMVQNQQGVLYDTGNLWNGGSNAKRQIIPFLKHHQVTPINAILSHNHLDHTGGISDLIEAYPWLSLRSSFGQPNHLPCYQGQRWQWGMLRFEVLWPEKLAEISHNNDSCVIQVSDGYRRLLLTGDLEKQGEKRLALQNDGQLKADILFVPHHGSNTSSTPLFIRKVQPTFALVSSARYSPWKIPSDKVYLRYAKKNIQWLNTAEEGQVTICFNKEKMEILRYRKEINPRWYHLWFGVSQFPL, encoded by the coding sequence ATGGGAAAATTTAGCCGCCACTATCAAGATAAACTCTCTTATACAGAAGTCGCTATTGCATTGATTATCGGTATGCTTCCGTTGCTTTTCTTGCCGAATCTTCCTAGTTCTAGTCACTACTTAGTGGTTGGTATTATTCTGTTAGTCACTCTGATGGTTATTTGGCGCAATAAGCGCATTCGATTCTTGGCATTAATGGGAATGAGCTGGCTTTGGGCTTGTTGGCATGGTGTTGAAGTGCAGAAAAAAATCGATTTTTTAAGTAGTTCTCATCGTCAATGGGATATTACGATTGTTAGCATTCCACTCAATCAGGACGATGTAAAAAAGAGAGTAAGGATAGACAGAGTCGATGGAGTACGAATTTTTCCTCCGCTCTATGCATCATGGAATTTAAAACAGAATAAGCATGAAAGAATATGCGCAGGGCAGAAGTGGAATGTCGTTGGCAAGCTAAATCCAGTTCATGCTTCTTTGAATGAGGGCGGATTTGATCTGCAAAGGCATTTCATTGCTCAACGAGTTGTCGGTACACTAAAAATCAAACAAGCAGTACAAATAGGCCAGCAATGTTCTCTACGGCAAAAAATTATCGACCAGTTCGGCGAAACACTTTCGACACGACAAAATCATGGAATTATTTATGCACTAATGTTTGGGGAGAGAGGGCGGCTTTCTACGGAACATACACAGTTATTGCAATCAACAGGATTGACACACTTGATCGCAATTTCTGGATTACACATTGGAATTGCCTATTTAATTGGTTATTTATGCGCTCGCTTATTGCAATTTTTCCTACCCGTTAAATGGATAGGGGAGAATTTACCATTATTTTCAGGCGTTATATTTGCCATTCTCTATGCTTGGTTATCGAATTTTGCGATCCCTGCAACTCGAGCTGTATTTGCATTGCTACTTTGGATTTATATTCGTAAGCAGCCATTTTTCTGTTTTCCGTGGCAATGGGCGTTATGGAGTATTTCTGGGATTTTATTGTTTGATCCGCTTGCTATCCTTTCCGATAGCTTTTGGTTATCTAGCTTTGCTGTATTAGCTATTCTGTATTGGTTTCGTGTTTTTCCCATTTCATCTACGTTGAGTTGCCATCCAATTATGGGAAAAATAATGCCGCTAATTCATCTGCAAATTGGTTTATTGATTTTACTAATACCTATTCAAGTATTGTTGTTTAACGGTGTTAATATTATGAGCTTATTTGCAAATTTATGGTTTGTGCCGCTTATTACTTGGGGAGTGGTGCCCGTTATTTTTAGCACGCTATTGTTACCTATAAGTGCTTGGCATAATGTTGCTTTCGGGTTAATTGATAGTATCCTCGAGTTTGGGCTAGGGCCATTGATATATTTAAGCGGCTTTTGGACTGAAATTAACACAATGCCTATTTATAGCGTGTTTTTTTGTTGGGCATTTGCTTTTATTATCTTATTTGGTTGGTATAAAAATTATCTTGGTTTATTAAGTTGTATTGGTATTTTATTATTTTTCACTAAGAGCCAAAGCCAGCACGAAGAGCATGACTGGTGCTTAACCATGCTGGATATTGGGCATGGACTTGCCGTGGTTATGGTGCAAAATCAACAAGGGGTTTTATATGATACGGGAAACCTCTGGAATGGTGGAAGCAACGCTAAACGGCAAATTATTCCTTTCTTAAAGCATCATCAAGTCACACCTATCAACGCAATCTTAAGTCATAATCACCTTGATCATACTGGTGGTATCTCTGATTTAATTGAAGCATATCCATGGTTAAGCCTACGTAGTAGCTTTGGCCAACCCAATCATCTTCCTTGTTATCAAGGACAACGCTGGCAATGGGGGATGTTAAGGTTCGAAGTATTGTGGCCAGAGAAATTAGCTGAGATATCGCATAATAATGATTCCTGCGTGATTCAGGTTAGTGATGGGTATCGGCGACTATTACTTACTGGGGATTTGGAAAAGCAAGGTGAAAAAAGATTAGCATTACAAAATGATGGGCAGCTTAAAGCGGATATTTTATTTGTTCCTCACCATGGAAGTAATACATCTTCAACACCTTTATTTATACGAAAAGTACAACCAACGTTCGCATTAGTTTCCTCTGCGAGATATAGCCCATGGAAAATTCCATCAGATAAAGTCTATTTGCGCTATGCTAAAAAGAATATTCAGTGGCTAAATACGGCGGAGGAAGGTCAGGTAACAATATGTTTTAATAAAGAAAAAATGGAAATCTTACGTTACAGGAAAGAAATTAATCCACGTTGGTATCATCTGTGGTTTGGTGTTAGCCAATTTCCCTTGTAG
- the msbA gene encoding lipid A ABC transporter ATP-binding protein/permease MsbA, translating to MNDQDLSTKQTFKRLWPTIAPFKIGLVVAAIALIINAAGDAFMISLLKPLLDDGFGKADNNTLKWLPLAILGLMVVRGSSSFVSTYCVSWVSGKVVMSMRRKLFGHMMGMPVSYFDQQSTGTLLSRITYDSEQVASSASGALITIIREGTYIIALFGIMFYNSWQLSLILIAIAPVVSITIRVVSKRFRKISKNMQTGMGHVTTSAEQMLKGHKEVLIFGGQKVETERFDKVSNNMRRQNMKMVSASAISDPIVQMIASFALAFVLYAASFPEIKEQLSPGTIGVVFSSMFALMRPLKSLTNVNAQFQRGMAACQTLFAILDTEKEKDEGTKVLTQVKGDIEFDSVTFTYQTKEHPALEDVSFTLPAGKSVALVGRSGSGKSTIANLITRFYDIDKGSIRIDGHDIRDYTLESLRSQVALVSQHVYLFNDTVANNIAYATDGRYSRAEIEKAAEMAYAMDFIQKLDKGLDTMIGENGVMLSGGQRQRIAIARALLRDAPILILDEATSALDTESERAIQAALDELQKNRTSLVIAHRLSTIENADQILVVQDGHIIERGDHTTLLAQNGAYAQLHRIQFKND from the coding sequence ATGAATGATCAAGACCTATCGACAAAGCAAACATTTAAGCGCCTATGGCCAACCATTGCGCCTTTTAAAATTGGATTAGTTGTTGCAGCAATTGCTCTTATCATCAACGCCGCAGGTGATGCGTTTATGATTTCTTTACTGAAACCATTATTAGATGACGGTTTTGGTAAAGCGGATAACAACACACTGAAGTGGTTACCACTGGCAATTTTGGGCTTGATGGTCGTGCGTGGATCTTCAAGTTTCGTCTCTACATACTGCGTTTCTTGGGTGTCAGGAAAAGTAGTGATGAGTATGCGCCGCAAATTATTTGGTCATATGATGGGAATGCCGGTGAGCTATTTTGACCAGCAATCGACAGGGACTTTATTATCGCGTATTACCTATGATTCAGAGCAGGTCGCATCTTCGGCTTCCGGTGCTCTCATTACCATTATTCGCGAAGGCACTTATATCATCGCGTTATTTGGTATTATGTTTTATAACAGCTGGCAATTATCATTAATTTTGATCGCTATTGCGCCAGTCGTTTCTATCACTATTCGGGTTGTTTCTAAGCGTTTTCGTAAAATCAGCAAAAACATGCAAACGGGTATGGGGCATGTGACGACGAGCGCTGAGCAGATGCTTAAAGGGCATAAAGAAGTCCTTATTTTTGGTGGTCAGAAAGTTGAAACTGAACGTTTTGATAAAGTCAGCAATAATATGCGCCGTCAAAATATGAAGATGGTTAGCGCCTCCGCTATTTCTGACCCTATTGTTCAGATGATTGCCTCTTTTGCATTAGCATTTGTTTTGTACGCAGCAAGTTTCCCTGAAATTAAAGAGCAATTATCACCAGGTACGATTGGTGTCGTTTTCTCATCCATGTTTGCGTTAATGCGCCCACTTAAGTCTCTAACTAACGTGAATGCGCAATTCCAGCGCGGAATGGCAGCATGCCAAACGTTATTTGCGATTTTAGATACTGAAAAAGAGAAAGATGAAGGAACGAAAGTTCTGACTCAAGTGAAAGGTGATATTGAGTTCGACTCAGTGACGTTTACTTATCAAACCAAAGAGCATCCCGCACTAGAGGATGTTTCTTTTACGCTGCCTGCTGGTAAATCAGTTGCTTTAGTGGGGCGTTCAGGTTCCGGTAAATCCACCATCGCTAACTTAATAACCCGCTTCTATGATATCGATAAAGGCAGTATCCGTATTGATGGTCATGATATTCGTGATTACACCTTAGAATCTTTACGAAGCCAAGTCGCTCTCGTATCTCAGCATGTTTATTTATTCAATGATACTGTTGCGAATAATATTGCCTATGCGACAGACGGGCGTTATAGCCGAGCAGAAATTGAAAAAGCTGCAGAAATGGCATACGCCATGGACTTTATCCAAAAATTGGATAAAGGCTTAGATACGATGATTGGTGAAAATGGCGTGATGCTTTCCGGTGGTCAACGTCAACGTATTGCGATTGCTCGTGCATTATTACGTGATGCGCCAATCTTGATTTTAGATGAAGCGACATCAGCATTAGATACTGAATCAGAGCGTGCAATTCAAGCCGCGTTAGACGAATTGCAGAAGAATAGAACTTCGCTTGTGATAGCTCACCGTTTATCCACTATTGAAAATGCGGATCAAATCTTGGTTGTACAAGATGGGCATATCATTGAACGTGGTGACCACACAACGCTACTAGCCCAAAATGGGGCATACGCGCAATTACATAGGATCCAATTTAAGAATGATTGA
- the lpxK gene encoding tetraacyldisaccharide 4'-kinase yields MIERIWSGKSWLYILLLPLSFLYGLITLVRHIGYKTGLLRSWKAPVPVVVVGNLTAGGNGKTPVVIWLVESLMKQGVHVGVVSRGYGGQSDHYPLVLDQTTTTAVAGDEPVLIYHRTHAPVAVAPKRSDAIKALLDNFQLDIIVTDDGLQHYALQRDYEIVVIDGQRRFGNGWWLPAGPMRERAGRLKTVNALIVNGGVPNANETLMSLEGDMAVNLISGEKCSVTELNNVVAMAGIGHPPRFFSSLESKGLTLVNTHAFSDHQAYSQQQLVSLAEKNQNLLMTEKDAVKCHSFAQDNWWYLPVEAQFDKIGEKRILSEIKSLI; encoded by the coding sequence ATGATTGAGCGAATTTGGTCCGGTAAGTCATGGCTCTATATTTTGTTGCTTCCGTTATCCTTTTTGTATGGATTGATAACGTTAGTACGTCATATCGGCTATAAAACTGGACTTCTTCGCTCATGGAAAGCCCCTGTACCTGTTGTGGTTGTAGGGAATTTAACGGCAGGGGGAAATGGAAAAACCCCTGTGGTTATTTGGCTAGTTGAATCGCTCATGAAACAAGGTGTTCATGTTGGGGTTGTTTCTCGTGGATATGGCGGGCAGTCTGACCATTATCCGTTAGTACTAGACCAGACGACAACCACGGCAGTTGCAGGCGATGAGCCAGTTTTAATTTATCATCGCACTCATGCGCCTGTTGCAGTGGCACCAAAGCGTAGTGATGCAATTAAGGCATTACTCGATAATTTTCAATTAGATATTATTGTTACAGACGATGGTTTACAGCATTACGCATTGCAACGTGACTATGAAATTGTCGTCATTGATGGGCAGCGTCGTTTTGGTAATGGCTGGTGGTTACCTGCGGGGCCAATGCGTGAACGTGCAGGGCGATTAAAAACAGTCAATGCCTTGATTGTAAATGGTGGTGTTCCTAACGCAAATGAAACACTGATGTCCCTAGAAGGGGATATGGCAGTGAACCTCATTTCAGGTGAAAAATGCTCGGTCACTGAGCTTAACAATGTGGTTGCGATGGCGGGAATTGGTCATCCACCTCGTTTTTTCTCTTCTTTAGAAAGCAAGGGATTAACGCTTGTTAATACCCATGCGTTTTCCGATCATCAAGCTTATAGCCAGCAGCAACTCGTTTCTTTAGCAGAAAAAAATCAAAATTTGCTAATGACTGAAAAGGATGCGGTCAAATGTCATTCCTTCGCACAGGACAATTGGTGGTATCTTCCTGTGGAAGCGCAGTTTGATAAAATAGGCGAAAAACGAATCTTAAGTGAAATAAAATCACTTATCTGA
- a CDS encoding cold-shock protein, with protein sequence MNFQLHMGQVKWFDAKEGYGFISPRNGGDDIFVTTKSIANKKIKSLSEGQNVEFSVTRNSDGITARDVIAY encoded by the coding sequence ATGAATTTTCAATTACATATGGGCCAAGTTAAATGGTTTGACGCAAAAGAAGGTTACGGTTTTATTTCACCTCGTAATGGTGGCGATGATATCTTCGTAACAACCAAATCAATTGCGAATAAAAAAATCAAATCTTTATCTGAAGGTCAAAACGTCGAGTTCTCTGTTACTCGTAATTCAGATGGCATAACGGCAAGAGACGTTATCGCTTACTAA